A segment of the Trifolium pratense cultivar HEN17-A07 linkage group LG7, ARS_RC_1.1, whole genome shotgun sequence genome:
AATGTTGGCATTTTGCAAGAATCTAATTACCTTGAGGGTGTTTTCAGAAACATCATTAAAAAAAGCTTTTAATTCTTCAGTTACTCCACTGAATGGGAAAAATGAGCTTTTGCTTTGTCCATTAGCATCATATGATGTAACCTATATAGCATCATAAAGtcagaaaaataaatgaaagtgatttgattaaaataatggAAACTTGAGAAGATATTGAAGGCAAAACTCAGATCCTACTTAGGATATTATTTACGAAAACCTGTAACTATAAAACTATAGTACATACCAGGTAACCATGCTGCCCTTGGAATCCACGCTCAATTTGAAGGGTTCCATTCGTGCCAACTACTCGCCACAagatctataatatgtaatttaATACCATGAGTAAAGACTTGCAAGAACAAACACATGAATAATGAGCATATTGTGTAGCACTAGCGCGTGTGTGTATTTGTAAGATGAACGATCATTTACCACATGCCTTGGGTGATCTGGAGGAGACAGCCATTACAAATACTCCTGAGCATCCATTCTCCAAATGACTGAGGCAAAACATTCCAACAATTTGTTTAGACTTCTGGTCGAGTGTTTCTAAAGTTATTTATGGAAAATAGAGGCTTACAAGACAGATGATAAATTATCTGGTGGTGGTAAGGTCAAATCCACATGAGATGTCATAGCTGAAACTGAAACCACCTCACACCCAACTAGCTGTCAAGAATAAAAGGatataatcatcattatatAGAAGTAAAGCCTAATTGACTCCTTACTAGGTTTCTACCAGAGAAGTAACTCTGGATCAGAGCTGTCCATTAGTTCTCTTCCACAATTTATGCAGTAATAAAGTGTATAACTATAAACATTTCAAAATACATTCTTTCACAAAGAGTTAATCATACAAACAATTGTGTTTCCATACTCAAGTTTATTTTGGCAGAAAAGCTTTTAAACATTAATAAGAaagtttttctaaaaagtgGTTCATTAATAATTTAAGATTCAGATGCCAAAGAGCCACGATTGACTAGACCAATAATAATTAGAGTTTATCTGCACTATAAATTGCATTAAGAAATATAGAAGAACGTGAAGTAATGAATAAAGTAGTTTGTGAATTATACAGTAAAATCTTTGATATACCATTCTCAACCCTGCAACGAAATGCACACCCATATCAAGAATGAAGCCTCCCTgccagaaagaaaagaaatgataATTAAAAGATGGAACCAAAAAATGTTGAGAAAAAACAGGATTAAACTGTTATGGTAATAACACGAGAAGTTAAGAAAAATTTCAGAATTTTAAATAGCTGTGCTAGAATAGCCTGATATAATGAAATACAGAAAACCAGAATGAACGTTAATGAATGTAGGTTAGAATTTCTCAGTACTCCATTGGTCATGTCATATATACTAAAAATAATTCGTATCCGAGAAAGAAATCTCAACCTTATTATTTACTTTCAgaaattttgtgattttaaGATATATATTCTTCAATTATTAAATTATGAAGTATATTTCTTCCCCTTCACTTTTATGCTAGAATAGTACAGTTGATTAAGTTATTCAAAGCTGTGACAAATGCTCTCATGAAATTAAACAATACAGAATGTGTAACTTAACTACAAAGCACATACAGTAAAATTGCGCCTCCAAGAGCTTGAAAAGTAAGGGTTTGAACTGTTCATTGATCCTTCTATAATAACTTGGACACTCATCATTTTCCCGATGTCAGCAATTAGTTTCTTGCCctgccaaaaaaaatatatatatgaatggaCAGCCAGATTCATAGGTTAAAATGTCCAACACAAACAAATACCTCTAATAAGGCAGGCTCAAAACGATAATTTTCAGCCACAGACCAAATTCTTTGGCCAGGAGCATCAGCAGAAATCGATTTGTAGTTACATAATGCAGTTTCCAACTCACTTATACCTGCAGTAtcagattaaaataaaattatgtcaCAAGTATAGGATATAGTAACTGCAATTTTCCATCTAATAATAAAGAGGGAGAGAATATATGTGGATAAGCTAATATGAAAGTTATCAATGTGGTAGAGGGTAAAGTGTTTTTCCAAGAAAGATGCCACTAAAACTTACATTTTGAATTAAATCAAGCAAATTTCAATAGATAAGTGGCAAAATTAGTATTAGACAGGCGGGTCCTCAAAGGTGCCTAAATGCAACAGAGTTTCAGTTTGACTTCAGTTATTACATAGTACTGAAGAATTTTATATTCAATGTGTCTTTCCTCAAAAATCTTCTTTATTAGGTTAATAACTTGATATAGTCTTAGAAGATAACGAGGAGAAGAAACATAAACTAGGTCAATATAATCAAGTGATCACACACAGATGAAGAAAGTGCGGTCTATAGTTTTCCTAGAATCATGCAAAAATAGGAAAATACTccataaaagaaaattgaattatatACACTAGTATGTACATAGTATCACATAAAAGTTAGAGCTACTACTTACTAGATGCTGCCGGTTTCTCTTCATAACCACCAAATCAGCCACCCAACACATACAACACATCCAAACAAAGAGGAAATTTAGTCAATGGcacaaaaaattaacaataaaatgGTGATTATCAAAT
Coding sequences within it:
- the LOC123897532 gene encoding glucose--fructose oxidoreductase-like, whose protein sequence is MATNEPTQIAILGAGTFVKNQYIPRLSEISNLFNLKAIWSRTQESATSAVEIANKHFGGGEVQCKWGDNGLDDIIQDPSITAVLVVLAGQYQVEISLKLLKAGKHVLQEKPAASSISELETALCNYKSISADAPGQRIWSVAENYRFEPALLEGKKLIADIGKMMSVQVIIEGSMNSSNPYFSSSWRRNFTGGFILDMGVHFVAGLRMLVGCEVVSVSAMTSHVDLTLPPPDNLSSVFHLENGCSGVFVMAVSSRSPKILWRVVGTNGTLQIERGFQGQHGYLVTSYDANGQSKSSFFPFSGVTEELKAFFNDVSENTLKKGSQFVPEQRLSFVEGARDVALLEAMLESGSRQGELVHVKKF